The sequence TGTAGCCCATACCAAAAAAATCGTAAGCATTGTCCACTCGATTCCTCGCGGAAGTTGCCGAAGTAAGTAGAGGTGAGACAGCATGACTACTGCATAAAGAACAGCTAATAAATTAAAATTTGCTTCCGTGAGCTGCGTCTTAGGATATGTTAAGGCAAGGCGTCCCAGGCAAATAAGAAACCAAAATATAAGGGCCGCCATTATCCATTCTTCCCTACCAATGAATAAACTAGTCAGCCACACAGCAGTGGCTGTAGAAGTTTGTATATACCAAGGGGCTACTCCCATCTGAACACCAATTTGTAAAAATTCTCGCAAGGCCAGGAATGTCAATACAGCTATCAAAAATGCTGTATAAGATCCCCCCAAATATATTAAACCCAGTAATAGTGGCGCACCGATAAGTGCACTCATGGTTCGTTTAAACATGTGTTTTCCTCAATCTGTATGTATTCCACCAAAGCGGCGATCCCGTTGTTGGTACGCTTTAATTGCATTAAGTAATGACTTTTCCCCGAAATCGGGCCAAAGCTCCTCGGTAACTACAATTTCAGTATACGCTAACTGCCAGAGCAAGAAATTGCTTAGCCTCATCTCTCCTGAAGTCCGAATCATTAAATCAGGATCAGGCAAACCCTTTGTAAAAAGTGCATCACTAATGCATTTTTCATTAATGTCTTCTATTTTCTGTTTCTGATTTAAAACTTCGTTGCTTATTTTTTTGACAGCATCTATGATTTCTGATCGTCCACCATAGTTTAAGGCAATATTAAGTATAAGGCCCGTATTATTTTGAGTACGTTTAATTGAGTTTTCTAACTCCTTCTGCGCTTCCGAAGGCAGAGCTGAAATACCCCCTATAGCCCGAATAACAACATTATTATGATGAAGTTCTTGCAGTTCTTTTCTTAAGTATTCTGTAAGAAGAGTCATAAGAACACCAACTTCATCCTTTGGCCTACTCCAATTTTCCGTAGAAAATGCATAGACGGTCAAAACCTTAATTCCTAAGTTGGAACAGGTCTTCACAATCTTTCGTAAAGCCTCGACTCCCGCCCGATGTCCCATTGACCGGGGAAGCCCACGCTTTTTAGCCCACCGCCCATTCCCATCCATGATTATGGCAACATGGCGAGGAAGACGTTCGAGCGCAATCTGATCGAGAGAATTCTCTTTATTTTGTTTCCAAGCCTTGAGCCACATCATTTACACCCCTATTTCGATATTCGTTGTTAGTGGTTCGATGTTTGTGTCATATTTGTCCTCTTAAAGCGATTCATTTTGTATGCCCTTAGTACTCACATCGACACATAGTTCTTGGGCCGTTCTTCGAAGCCACTCGAACTACAAACCCGTATTAAGAGTAAGACCCCCTTAAATCTTAGGGGGTCAATGTCTGTCTGATCGAGAAATTTTCATGTGCTAATACGAAATCCAAATGGTCACAAAACTCTCTGACCCGAACAACTCGGTAGATTCCCCACGATTCTATATTACCATGGGGACGTGTGATTTGGAAAGCGTAAGGTTTAGATAAGCGCTCAATTTCGGGTTTAACCTCATTCCAATCTCGACCGAGCCAAGTCTGACTCATACTTCTACGATTTCACTTTCTTTTGTTTCCATGACTCGATCTATCTCTTTAATAATTTTATCGGTTATTTTCTGCACTTCATCCTGTGCGCGTTTAACCTCATCTTCAGAGACTTCATGATCCTTCTCTAACTTTTTCAACTGATCATTAACATCCCTGCGCACATTCCGTACTGCAACCCGCGCTTCTTCCGCCTTCTTTTTAACGGTCTTGACTAATTCCGTTCTCCTCTCGGCAGTCAGTTGAGGTATCATAAGGCGTATAACATTTCCATCGCTGGACGGATTAAGGCCCAAGTCTGATTTCATAATTCCCTTTTCAATTGCCGGTAAAACCGTTCTGTCCCACGGCTGAATCAGAAGCATTCTTGCTTCAGGAGTTGAAATATTGGCAAGTTGATTAATCGGTGTAGGGGCACCATAATATTCGACCATTACCTTATCCAAGACACTTGGGTTGGCCCGACCTGCTCGTATTGTTGTGTATTCCCTGCGCAATGCATCAACTCCCTTGTGCATTCGCTCGTTAGCGTCTTTAATGACCTCAGAAATCATTGACTATCCCTCCCAACATATGTTCCAATCGATTCACCCATCAGAACTCGACGAATATTACCTTGTTTGGTTAGGTCAAAAACAATTACCGGTATATTATTATCCATGCATAATGATGTAGCCGTGGAATCCATTACCCCAAGACCTCTACTAAGTACATCTAAATAGCTCAATTTATCAAATCTTTGAGCATTTGGATTTGTCATCGGATCAGAATCATAAACTCCATCAACTCGTTTAGCCATTAAGATTACTTCAGCTTCAATCTCCGCAGCTCTTAAGGCTGCAGTAGTATCCGTTGAGAAGTAAGGGTTACCAGTCCCAGCTGCAAAAATCACAATCCGCCCTTTTTCCAGATGTCGGATGGCTCGCCGGCGAATATATGGTTCAGCGACTTGTCGCATTTCTATAGCGGATAGAACCCGGGTATCTGATCCTGCTTTTTCCAGAGCGTCCTGTAAAGCCAAGGCGTTCATCACTGTTGCCAGCATACCCATGTAATCAGCTTGAGAGCGATCCATTCCTTGTGCGCTACCCGTAATACCACGCCATAAGTTTCCTCCACCAACAACTAGGCTGACTTCAACCCCCATGTCTCGGATTTCAGCGACTTGCTCCGCTACGGAAACCAGCATATCATGTTGAAGGCCAAATCCTTGATTCCCTGCCAGCGCTTCCCCGCTTATCTTAAGGACAACTCGTTTATACCGTGGTTTTTCCATGGATTAACCTCCACCATTCTATTTCTATTCTTTTGTATGCATTTTGGATATTTCAAAAAGAGAACACCAGGGTGTTCTCTAGATTGCTGATTATGTCAATTATCGATTTAACTCTTTCATTACCTCAGCTGCGAAGTCATCTTGTCGTTTTTCGATACCTGCACCCAACTCGTAACGAGTGAAGCGACGAATGACAATACGCTCACCGATCTTAGCTGTCTTATCTAGAACCAGATCCTTAATGCTCTTATCTGGATCTTTGACAAAAGCTTGTTCTAATAAACATACTTCTTTATAGAACTTTTCAATTCGGCCTTCTACCATTTTTTCAATAATTTTTTCCGGTTTACCTTCATTAAGAGCTTGGGCCTTCAAAATATCTCTTTCATGTTGGAGTACATCTGCCGGAACTTCTTCCTTGTTTAGATATTGTGGGTTTGCAGCTGCAATATGCATGCCTATATCACGAACCAAGGTCTTAAATTCGTCCCCGCGAGCCACAAAATCCGTCTCACAGTTCACTTCTAACAGTACACCGATCCGTCCGCCACCATGAATATAGGCTTCAATTAATCCTTCTGCCGCAACACGTGCACCCTTCTTCGCTGCTGCAGCAAGTCCTTTTTCACGGAGATAATCACAAGCCTTCTCCAATTCACAACCACATTCTATCAGTGCCTTTTTACAATCCATCATGCCTGCACCGGTACGTTCTCTGAGTTCTTTAACTAGAGCTGCAGTTACTTCCGCCATTGTTTTAACCTCCTATTTTCGAGGCGTAAAACGCGAGATGCGAGGGACGATCATCGATTTCATCTCGACACTCGATGTTTAACGCCAACTATATTATATGTGTTTTCTACAAACCAAACGTTTTAAGTATTTATGGTATATCAAATAAAGTTGTAAGTAATATCAAACATGCGAGGTTCGAACTTCGAACTTCGAACTTCGAACCTCGCATTTCAATAATACTTGACTTACGCCTCAGCAGCTTCCCCAGCTTCTTCAGCTTCTTCTTCATTACCTTGTTGTCCTTCAATAATAGCATCAGCCATTTTAGCTGTTAACAGCTTGACTGCACGAATTGCATCATCATTTGCTGGAATAACAACATCAATCTCATCCGGGTCACAGTTGGTATCAACTATTGCTACAATAGGAATATTCAAACGGCGTGCTTCTGCAACAGCAATACGCTCTTTACGAGGATCTACAATAAACAGAGCATCCGGGAGTTTTTTCATGTTTTTGATTCCACCCAAGAAGCGCTCCAATTTTTCCATCTCGTGACGCAGTGCTGAAACTTCCTTTTTCGTAAGCACTTCAAAAACACCTTCTGCCTCCATACGCTCTAAAACACGCAAACGATCTACACGTTTTTGAATAGTTTGGAAGTTAGTCAGCATTCCACCGAGCCATCGCTCATTAACAAAGTACATTCCACAACGAGCAGCTTCTTCTTTAACTGACTCTTGTGCTTGTTTCTTGGTACCTACAAACAGCATGGTACCGCCTTCAGTGGCAAGATTCCGTACAAAGTTATAAGCCTCATCAACTTTTTTTACTGTCTTTTGCAGGTCAATAATGTAGATTCCATTGCGCTCAGTAAAAATATAACGTGCCATCTTCGGATTCCAGCGACGAGTTTGGTGTCCAAAGTGAACACCCGCTTCCAGTAATTGTTTCATTGAAATTACAGCCATTTTAAATACCTACTCTCTTTTTGTTTTGTCCACCGCAGGTTCATCTCAAAGTACCCCTTGCCTCCCGACAAGGAACTGATACTTTCATCCCACTGCGTGTGTCATTAAATCACACTGCTACTAGCTTAACATATTCCCTTTTCCATTGCAACGAAATATCTATATAATGTTTTGGTGTTGTCTAAGTTAGCAGGCAGCATGTCTGGAAAGATTTGACCGGATATCATATTTCTGAATAAAGATCTCCAAATCACTCATAAGTTCAGGAAAGGGGAAATAGAATTCGCTCACATAATATAAGTCCTGGCCTGTCCGTATCTGAGCGATTTCTTGACCTTTATCATCAAAATAAAAGGCAACTCGTCTAATATCTTGTGGCTCCAAAACACGTTCTCCAAGTAAGGATTGAAAGATAATTTGCCCCTTATCAATAATAACATGTTTACTCTTTCCAAATACCCACAAGGTTATAATAACGAGTACTGCAACAGCATAGATTCCAATCAGCACTCGAAGCTCTAAAGGAGGCAACTTACTAAAAGCGTGTATACCCCCAATAATCAAGGGATATAGAATAAGAAACACAAGGCCCGGTACAATAAGGGGCTTCAGTTGGTAAACATAATCATGTTGTTCCTCATCATGTTCTTCCATCGTAACACCTCCTAAACAATACTGGCTGGTGTAGATTGCTGTGGAACTTTACTTCATGTGCTTAGTGTGTTTTTCCAATTCATCAAGTAAGTAATCGTTAAGAACGCGAATATAAGTTCCTTTCATCCCTAAAGATTTTGACTCGATGACCCCGGCAGACTCAAATTTTCTCAGAGCGTTAACAATTACGGAACGAGTGATTCCTACACGATCAGCAATTTTGCTGGCAACCAAAAGACCTTCTCCGCCTCCTAATTCGGCAAAGATATGCTCAACTGCTTCTAGTTCAGAGTACGACAAGGTTCCTACTGCGATTTGGACAGCAGCTTTTTTACGCGCCTCTTCTTCAGCACGTTCTGCCTTCACACGTAAAATTTCCATACCGACGACAGTTGCTCCATATTCAGCAAGCACTAAATCATCTTCATTAAACTCCACATCATACTTAGCAAGTACTAGGGTTCCAACTCGCTCTCCTCCACCTAAAATAGGTACAGTGGTGGTCAATTTATTAGTGAAACCGCAGGATTCAGTGCTATTAAAAATACAGCCATTAGCAACTTGAGTAGTATTTGTCGTAGTTCCGGTAATCTTCATTAACCCTTCATTGTAACTTTCCGGAAATCGCTCGCTGTGAACAACAATGTCTTCCATGATTCCGCAAGCAAAACCATCCATAAAGCTGTAACCAAGGATCTTTCCGCGTCGCCCTACAATGTAACAGTTCGCCGTTACAGCCTGCCTTAATACTTTGGCCATTTCCTCAAAATCTACAGGATTACCAGCTGCCCTCTGAATTAATTTATTTATAGTTCTTGTTTTTTCTAATAATGTCGTTTCCATGTTAATAAATCCCCCTTTAACTTTAAGTTCTCCGTTTGTCAAATTTACAAAATATAACGGGCTAGGTCTTGGTTTTTAATGACATCGCCTAAGCGATGTTCCACATACTCCTTGTTGATAGTTACCGTATAATCTTCAGGGAGTTCCGAAGCCTCAAAGGATAATTCTTCCAGAACTTTTTCGACAATCGTATGGAGTCGTCGAGCCCCAATATTTTCTGTGGTTGAATTAACTTTGTAGGCAACTTCTGCTAATTCATCAATAGCATTCTCTGTAAAATCAACGTTTATCCCTTCAGTTCTCAATAAAGCACTGTATTGCTTAATAAGTGATGATTGAGGCTCTGTAAGAATTCTTTTGAAATCTGCTACACTTAAGGATTCAAGTTCCACCCGAATCGGAAATCTCCCTTGCAGCTCAGGAATTAAATCTGAAGGCTTACTTACATGAAAGGCCCCTGCAGCAATAAACAAGATGTGGTCTGTCTTAACCGGACCATATTTTGAGACAACAGTCGATCCTTCAACGATTGGGAGAATGTCACGTTGAACTCCGCCTCTAGAAACATCTGCTCCACTTGTACCTTCACGTCCGGCAATTTTATCGATCTCATCTAAGAACACAATTCCTTCTTGTTCAGTTCTACGAATTGCTTCCTGCACAGCTTCATCTTGATCAATTAAATTTTGGGCTTCTTCCTGAATCAAAATCTTTCGCGCTTCGCGAACGTTAACTTTTCTTTTCTTATGACGCTTGGGGAGCATCCCGGACATCATATCCTGGATATTGAGCCCCATCTCCATCATGTTATTGTTGCCTAACATATCCGACAGAGGCGTACTTTCCTCAACCGTAATATCAATAACTTTCTCTTCAAGCTCCCCACGCAGTAAGTGTTCTTTAACAAGCTTCCGTTCTTTTTCAATTTCAGGAGTCACTTGAGGTTCCTTTTCCTGGTTCGATGCCTGACCAAATAACATT comes from Desulfosporosinus meridiei DSM 13257 and encodes:
- a CDS encoding phosphatidate cytidylyltransferase, which codes for MFKRTMSALIGAPLLLGLIYLGGSYTAFLIAVLTFLALREFLQIGVQMGVAPWYIQTSTATAVWLTSLFIGREEWIMAALIFWFLICLGRLALTYPKTQLTEANFNLLAVLYAVVMLSHLYLLRQLPRGIEWTMLTIFLVWATDTGAYLIGRQFGQHLLAPNVSPKKTIEGSIGGLVFSIIIALVSWHIIGGAPWHNYIVIGVIIGISAQIGDLFESALKRSAGVKDSGNLIPGHGGILDRFDSLIFALPLVYYGIILLS
- a CDS encoding isoprenyl transferase, yielding MWLKAWKQNKENSLDQIALERLPRHVAIIMDGNGRWAKKRGLPRSMGHRAGVEALRKIVKTCSNLGIKVLTVYAFSTENWSRPKDEVGVLMTLLTEYLRKELQELHHNNVVIRAIGGISALPSEAQKELENSIKRTQNNTGLILNIALNYGGRSEIIDAVKKISNEVLNQKQKIEDINEKCISDALFTKGLPDPDLMIRTSGEMRLSNFLLWQLAYTEIVVTEELWPDFGEKSLLNAIKAYQQRDRRFGGIHTD
- the frr gene encoding ribosome recycling factor, producing the protein MISEVIKDANERMHKGVDALRREYTTIRAGRANPSVLDKVMVEYYGAPTPINQLANISTPEARMLLIQPWDRTVLPAIEKGIMKSDLGLNPSSDGNVIRLMIPQLTAERRTELVKTVKKKAEEARVAVRNVRRDVNDQLKKLEKDHEVSEDEVKRAQDEVQKITDKIIKEIDRVMETKESEIVEV
- the pyrH gene encoding UMP kinase is translated as MEKPRYKRVVLKISGEALAGNQGFGLQHDMLVSVAEQVAEIRDMGVEVSLVVGGGNLWRGITGSAQGMDRSQADYMGMLATVMNALALQDALEKAGSDTRVLSAIEMRQVAEPYIRRRAIRHLEKGRIVIFAAGTGNPYFSTDTTAALRAAEIEAEVILMAKRVDGVYDSDPMTNPNAQRFDKLSYLDVLSRGLGVMDSTATSLCMDNNIPVIVFDLTKQGNIRRVLMGESIGTYVGRDSQ
- the tsf gene encoding translation elongation factor Ts, with translation MAEVTAALVKELRERTGAGMMDCKKALIECGCELEKACDYLREKGLAAAAKKGARVAAEGLIEAYIHGGGRIGVLLEVNCETDFVARGDEFKTLVRDIGMHIAAANPQYLNKEEVPADVLQHERDILKAQALNEGKPEKIIEKMVEGRIEKFYKEVCLLEQAFVKDPDKSIKDLVLDKTAKIGERIVIRRFTRYELGAGIEKRQDDFAAEVMKELNR
- the rpsB gene encoding 30S ribosomal protein S2, encoding MAVISMKQLLEAGVHFGHQTRRWNPKMARYIFTERNGIYIIDLQKTVKKVDEAYNFVRNLATEGGTMLFVGTKKQAQESVKEEAARCGMYFVNERWLGGMLTNFQTIQKRVDRLRVLERMEAEGVFEVLTKKEVSALRHEMEKLERFLGGIKNMKKLPDALFIVDPRKERIAVAEARRLNIPIVAIVDTNCDPDEIDVVIPANDDAIRAVKLLTAKMADAIIEGQQGNEEEAEEAGEAAEA
- the codY gene encoding GTP-sensing pleiotropic transcriptional regulator CodY — its product is METTLLEKTRTINKLIQRAAGNPVDFEEMAKVLRQAVTANCYIVGRRGKILGYSFMDGFACGIMEDIVVHSERFPESYNEGLMKITGTTTNTTQVANGCIFNSTESCGFTNKLTTTVPILGGGERVGTLVLAKYDVEFNEDDLVLAEYGATVVGMEILRVKAERAEEEARKKAAVQIAVGTLSYSELEAVEHIFAELGGGEGLLVASKIADRVGITRSVIVNALRKFESAGVIESKSLGMKGTYIRVLNDYLLDELEKHTKHMK
- the hslU gene encoding ATP-dependent protease ATPase subunit HslU, with protein sequence MEHLTPRQIVLELDQYIIGQNAAKRAVAVALRNRYRRSCLPEDLQEEVIPKNILMIGPTGVGKTEIARRLARLVRAPFIKIEATKFTEVGYVGRDVESIIRDLVEISLRMVKAERMEQVQAQAAVNAEKRLLELLVPEKRAESTSSNPFQMLFGQASNQEKEPQVTPEIEKERKLVKEHLLRGELEEKVIDITVEESTPLSDMLGNNNMMEMGLNIQDMMSGMLPKRHKKRKVNVREARKILIQEEAQNLIDQDEAVQEAIRRTEQEGIVFLDEIDKIAGREGTSGADVSRGGVQRDILPIVEGSTVVSKYGPVKTDHILFIAAGAFHVSKPSDLIPELQGRFPIRVELESLSVADFKRILTEPQSSLIKQYSALLRTEGINVDFTENAIDELAEVAYKVNSTTENIGARRLHTIVEKVLEELSFEASELPEDYTVTINKEYVEHRLGDVIKNQDLARYIL